CCCGCTCCATCACTCCTTCGGCCCGGGGAGAACTGGAAATCACCGATGTCAACCGTGCCTACCTGGCGCAGGGAACCCTGCAGGTGGAGCGGTTGGGTCGGGGAATTGCCTGGCTGGACACCGGCACCCACAAGTCGCTTCTGGAGGCCAGTTCATTCATTGAAACCCTGGAGGCTCGGCAGGGGCTGAAGATCGCCTGTCTGGAAGAGATCGCGCTGCGTCGTGGTTTCATTTCCTGCGAGCAGATGGCGGCGGTCATTGACCGGACGCCGACCTCTCCCTATCGCGACTATCTGCAGCGGGTGCTGCAGGAGGCGCGGTGCGGCCTGCTCTGACGAAAGGACGCCGTTGCCGTCATGTTCAATTTCTTTCGCAAGAATATCCTGCACATCGTGGTGGGGGTGGGGTTGCTGGCCGCACTGCTGATCTACACCCTCAACCTGCCCCAGGCCGGCCGCGCCAACCTGGTGGAACAGACCGTCGGTAACGTCCTGGCGCCGGTGCAGGGAGAGGTGAGCCGGGGAGCCGCGCTGCCGCTGCGGATCTGGGAGAACTACCTCGCGCTGGTCTCTGTCGGTCGTGAAAACCAGCGTCTCCGCGAGGATGTCCGGGAATTGAACAGCCGCCTGGCTGCCGCCGTGGAGGCTGGTCAGGAAAACGAGCGTCTGACCGCCCTGCTGAACCTGCGCCGGAGCATCCGGGAACAGACCGTGACGGCGCGGGTGATCGGCGAGGATGTGACGCCCTGGTTCAAAACCCTGACCATCGACCGGGGGATGGCCGACGGCCTGAGGGACGGTATGCCGGTGCTGGCTGCCGGCGGGGTGGTGGGCCAGACGGTCAAGGTGGCTGCCGATTCCAGCCGGGTGATGCTCTTGACCGACAATGCCAGCGGCATTGCGGCGGTCGTGCAGCGCTCCCGTGCCCGCGGCGTGGTCAAGGGGAAGGGGGAAAACCTCTGTTCTCTCGAATTCGCCATGCGCGGCGAGGATGTCCAGGTGGGAGATCAGGTCATCACCTCCGGCGTGGGGGGCATTTTTACCAAAGGGCACCTGATCGGTGAGGTGACCATGGTGAAAAAGGGGGAGTACGGCGTCTTTCAGACGGTGACCATCCGTCCCGCCGTGAACATCTCCCGCCTGGAAGAGGTGTTGGTGGTACTGCGCAGGTCGACGGAATAGGACTGACATCCGGATGAACGATTTTCTCAAGGGCGCCCTGTTGATACTGCTGACGGTGCTGCTGCAGACCTCGGTCCTGCCTCAGTACCTGGCCGTTGCCTACAAGCCGGACCTGCTGCTGGTACTGGTGGTCTATCTTGCGTTACGGGCACCGGTTGGCGTCAGTCTACCTGCGGCCTACGGTCTCGGACTGCTCAAGGACAGCCTCGGAGGGATCTATCTGGGGATGAACGGTTTTTCCTTTCTGGTGGTCTATCTGGTGCTCAAGGCGCTGTCGGACCGGCTGTACGTGCAGAGTGCCATCCTGTTTGTCCTGACCGTTTCCGTGGCCACCGTATCGGTCCTGGTGATCAACCTGCTGCTTCTAGTCGTCTTTTCCCAGGGAGGCGGACTGATCGCCTCCATGCTGGCCAACCTGGCCCCCCATCTGTTGATGAACGCCTTCGTGGCCTCCCTGATCACTGCTCTTCCCTTCTATTCCCGCCCCTGGAACGCCCGATGCTGAAAAAGCAGCGCTATGTCAGGGAACTTGCCCACTCCAGACGCCGGACCATTCCGCTTGCCCTGGTGGTGGCGGCGCTTTTCGGTCTGCTGGTTCTTCGTCTCTGGTACCTGCAGATCATCAAAGCCGACGACTACCGGGCCATGTCGGAAAGCAACCGGCTCCGTTTCCTGCCGGTGGCCGCATCCCGGGGGGCCCTGATGGATCGGAACGGCACGATCCTGGTGAATAACCGTCCTTCGTTCAGTCTCTCCATCATTCCCCAGGAGGTGAAGGATGTGGAGGCGTTGCTGGACCGCTTGGCCACCCTGCTGGCGCTTGACCGCGCGGAGCTTGCCGAACGCTGGGCCAAGTCAACGGGGCGTGCCCGTTACTACCCGGTGGTGGTGGCTGCCAACATCAGCAGGGAGCAGGTGGAGATCGTGGAGGAGAATCGTCTGCTGCTGCCGGGGGTTGAAGTCAGCATGAAGCCGGTGCGGGAATACGTTTACGAGAATTCCGCGGCGCACCTGCTGGGCTATATCGGCGAGATTTCGGAAAAAGAGATGGCACTGCCCGGGTACGAGCAGTTCAACCCCGGCGACTATGTGGGAAAGAGCGGGATTGAGAAGGCCTGGGAACAGGAACTGCACGGCATGGATGGCGGGCGCCAGTTGGAGGTGGATTCCCGCGGACGCATCCTGCGGGTGCTCTCGGAGAACAGCCCGGCGGTGGGCAACAGTCTGATGCTGACCATCGACGGACGCCTGCAGCGGGAGGCTGAGGCAGCCTTCGGGGGGCAGGCCGGAGCGGCGGTGGTGATGGATGTCGCCAGCGGCGAGATTCTCGCCTTTGTCAGCAGTCCCACCTTTGATCCGGCGCTCTTTGCCGGTCGCATACCGGTGGACATCTGGAAAAAATATCTTGAGGACAAGCGCCGGCCGCTGGAAAACAAGGCACTGGCCGGCCAGTACCCCCCCGGCTCCACCTTCAAGATGCTCACCGCCCTGGCCGGACTGGAAGCGGGACTGGTCAACGAAAACAGTACCGTTACCTGCAACGGTGCCTACGAGATGGGGGGGAACAAGTTCCGGTGCTGGCACCGTTCCGGTCACGGGAGCGTCAACCTGAAGAAATCCCTGAAGGAATCCTGCGACGTGTACTACTATAAGCTGGGTGAACAGCTCGGGGTTGACCGGATCGCCGCGGTTGCCGAGCGTTTTCTTCTGGGCAAACCTCTGGGGATCGGACTTGCCGGGGAGAAAGGGGGGCTGATTCCTACCGTTGCCTGGAAGCAGAAGCGGTTCGGTAAAAAGTGGTTCAGCGGCGAGACGCTGCCGGTGGCCATCGGTCAGGGGTATCTGCTGATGACACCGATCCAGCTGGCCTCCATGGCGGCCACGGTGGCCAACGACGGCACGGTGGTCCGTCCCCATCTGGTCAAGCGACTGGTGGACCCGGACGGCAAGCTGATCCGGGAATTCGGGCCTGAGGTGCTGGGAAACAGCGGCATTTCTGCCCGTAACCTCAAGTTGGTCAAGCAGGGGCTGTTCGCCGTGGTGAACGAAGCGGGCGGGACCGGCGCCAATGCCCGACTCTGGGATGTCAAGGTGGCCGGCAAGACCGGCACCTCGCAGGTGGTCAAGCTGGATGAGAACCGCAAGCGCCGGATGGGCTACCAGTATCAGGACCATGCCTTGTTCGTGGCGTTCGCCCCTTACGAAAAGCCGGAAATCGCCGTGGCGGTGGTGGTGGAACACGGCGGCGGCGGCGGTGCGGTGGCTGCTCCCATTGCCGGCAGAATCATGCGTCAGTACTTTGACCTGAAAAAGCCCGCACCAACGCGGCCGTCAGCAGAGGAAGAGGACGAAGACCAACAGGAGAAACCGGACAGGGTGCCGACGGATGCGGTGCCGCCTGCCGGTGCGGAACGGCCCACCACCGGGGAGGCGCGGGAATGATTGACCGTCGTCTGGTAACCAATTTCGACTGGACCCTGGTGGGACTGGCGGTGAGCATTTGTCTGCTGGGCATCATCAATATCTACAGCGCCTCCTACTCCTACCGTATGGTCGGTGTGCCGTTCTACATCAAGCAGTTGAACTGGCTGAGTTTCGGCCTGTTGTTGTCGCTGCTGGTGGCCAGCATCGACTACCACATTCTGGAGGACTTTTCCTACTGGTTGTACGGTTTTCTGATCCTGTTGCTGGTGGCGGTGCTGCTGGTGGGCAGGACCAGCCTGGGGGCCACCCGCTGGCTCAACCTCGGCGTCTTCTCCATACAGCCGTCGGAGCTGATGAAAATCGTCATCATCATTACCTTTGCCCGCTTCTTTAACAACTACCATGTGCATGACGGTCTGAGCGTGCGGGATCTCGCCTTTCCGCTGCTGTTGCTGGCAGTGCCGGCGGCCCTGATCATGAAGCAGCCGGACTTGGGCACCGCCATCCTGGTGATTCTGATCGCCCTCTCCATGGCCTTCTTCGTGGGGTTGCGCTGGAGTACCATCGCCACCTTCGTGCTGGTGACCATTCCCCTGGTCTGGGTCGGCTGGGCTCACCTGCTCAAGCCGTACCAGAAAAGCCGGGTGCTCAACTTCATCGATCCGGAGCGGGCCCGCCTGGGCAGCGGCTACCATATCATCCAGAGCAAGATCGCGGTGGGCTCCGGCGGCTTCTGGGGCAAGGGCTACATCAAGGGGACCCAGTCCCAGCTCCGCTTCCTGCCGGAGCAGCATACCGACTTCGCCTTCTCCGTCTTTGCCGAGGAATGGGGATTCATCGGCGTGCTGGTACTGATTGCGCTGTACTTCAGCTTGGTCGTCTGGGGGCTCGGTATTGCCCGACGCTGCAATGACCGGCTGGGGGGATTGCTGGCAGTGGGGGTCACCGCCATGCTGTTCTGGCACACCATCATCAATATCGGGATGGTGATCGGTCTGTTTCCGGTGGTGGGGGTGCCACTGCCGTTTTTCTCCTACGGCGGTACCTCCATGATCACGTCCATGGTGGGGATCGGCATCCTGCAGAGCATCAGCATGCGCCGTTTCATGTTCTAGCTCCGCTCCCGGATGGTGCGTCGCTCCCTTTGCCGGCTCCTCTGCGGCGCCGCCTCGGAAGTACCCACGGTCCGGAAGCGGAGGCCGGAACGCTACTTCCCGTCAATCAGCCGTTTCAACTCCTCCGCATCCCGCGAACCCACCACTACCCTGCCGTCGGGCAGGACCAGGGTAGGAGTGCCGTTGATGCCGTTGGCGTTGGCGAAGCGGATAATCGCGTCGACCGCGGCCTTACTGCTCTCCCTGGTCGGCTTCGGCACGCTTTTGCCCTCGAAGGCCCTGTCAAAGACCTCCCGCTTTTTCGTTTCCAGAATGGCCCGTGATTTGTCGAAGGCTTCCGGATGCATCGGCAGCGGCATCAGCATGACGTGGATGGCAATGTCCGGCGCAATTTTTTCGAGCTTCTTCAACTCCAGGTGCAGCTTGCGGCAGTAGGGACAATCGGGGTCGTCGAACACGAACAGCTTTTTCGATCCTTTGGGATTACCCATGACAAAGGAATGCTGGACCGGAATACCGGCGGGATCGAGTTTTTGCGGCTCCTTCGGCCGGGACAGTTCCTTGTCGTGGGCCACCACCAGCTGCTTGGTCTGCAGGTTGACGATCTGTCCCTGCAGCAGATGCTTCTTGCCGAAATCGATGTACACGACGCCGCTTTTTCCGGTCTGTTCAACCAGCACTTCGTACAGGCCGTGGCTGGGAGCCGGCTTGATCGAGGTAACCTTGATGCCGGCGCCGGCAAAGGCGAGCAGTTCACCCGCCTCCTTGAGGCTCAGGGAGTGGCACTTGGAACATTCATGACCGGGGCCGCAGCCGTTTTCCTGCGGGGGCGGCATTTTTGCCGCAACCGGAGCAATGAAACAAACAAGCAGTAAAAAGCCGAGCATACCGCAGGTGATTCGCAACATGGGAACTCCTTTGAGGGGGACTGATTATTTCCAAATTCTAGCCAAACGCGACAGGTTTGGCTACTCCAATCCATATTCCTTGAGTTTGTATAATAGCGCCCGGTGGCTGATCTCCAGAATCCGTGCCGCATGGGTGCGGTTGCCGCCGGTGCGGGCCAGGGCGCGGCGGATCAGGGATATCTCCATGGCTTGGCCGGCCCGCTTGATGGAGAGATTTTCTTCCGTTTCCTCGTGGCGCTCGCCGGGGCCGCCGAGTGCGGGAAGGCAGGAGAGGGTTACCTGATCGCCGTCGCACATCACCAGACTTCGCTCAATGACGTTTTCCAGTTCACGCACATTGCCGGGCCAGTTGTGCGACATGAAACGTCGCATGACCTCGGGGGCAATCCGTGATGAAGATGAACGGCCGATGCGGACGGCACAGCGCTGCAACAGCTGTTCGGCCAGTAGGGGGAGATCATCGAGGCGCTCGCGCAGGGGGGGGAGGGCGAGGCTGAAGACATTGAGCCGGAAGAACAGGTCCTCCCGAAAACGGCCGGCAGTGCAGTCAGCCGCCAGGTCACGGGAGGTGGCGGATACCACCCGTACATCCACGGACCTGCTGGTGGTGGCCCCTACCCGCCGCACCTCGCCTTCCTGCAGCACCCGCAGCAGCTTGACCTGCAGGGGGGGAGGCATTTCCCCCACCTCGTCCAGAAACAGCGTGCCGCCGTCGGCCTGTTCGAACAGCCCGGCCTTGTCCCCAACGGCACCGGTAAAGGCTCCCCGTACATGGCCGAACAGCTCGCTTTCCAGCAGGTTTTCCGGCAGGGCGCCACAGTTGACCGCCACAAAAGGGCGGTCCGCACGGTCGCCATCGGCGTGGAGCGCCCGGGCCACCAGTTCCTTGCCGGTGCCCGATTCTCCCTGGATCAGCACCGTGGTCTTCAGTCCCGCTACCCGGCTGATGCGGTCGTAGAGGTCGAGCATGGCGGGGCTGCGCCCCACCAGGCCGTGAAAGCCGCACTGCTCCTGCACCTGGGAGCGCAAGCGCCGGTTTTCCTCCTTGAGACGCTCCCGTTCTTCGGCTTTCTTCAGAACGATGACAATCTCGTCCCGCTTGAACGGTTTGGAGATGAAGTCGTAGGCCCCGTCCCGCATACAGGCGACGGCGGTATCCACGGTGCCGTAGGCGGTCATCATGATGACCGGCGCCGTCACCCCCTGCTCCAGGGCCCGGCGCAGGAACTCCCGGCCATCCGTCCCCGGCATGCGAATGTCGCAGAGAATGAAGTCATAGACGCGTTGCCCCAGCTTCTCCAGGCCCTCGGCACCACCTGCGGCGGTATCGCTGGCGTAACCCTGCCGACGCAGCATGACCGACAGCATGTGACGCAGGCTTTCCTCGTCGTCGATGATCAGGATTCGCGGCTGCTTCATCGTCTCACTCCCCCGTTGCCTCCCGGCATCCGGTTCCCCGCTCCGGCAGCCAGAGGGTGAAGCAGCTTCCGTTTCCCGGTTGGCTGCGTACCGTGATCCTGCCGCCCAGTCCCTGGGCGATGCCGGTCGAGATGGCCAGTCCCAGGCCGGTGCCCCGTCCCGGTTCCTTGGTGGTGAAAAAGGGATCGAATATCCGCTCCAGCAGCTGCGGCGGGATGCCGGCGCCGGAATCGGCAACTTCGATCCGTACCCCTTGACCGAGGGCCGCCGATTCAACCGAGACTCGCAGGGTACCGCCTTCCGGCATGGCGTCGTGGGCGTTGATCAGCAGGTTGATCAGTACCTGCTGGACCTGGTGCGGGTCGAGAAATATGCGGGGCAGGGATGCGCCGTGGCGCACATCGACCCGGCATTGCTTGAACATCCCCTGGTGCTGCAGTAACTCCACCGTCCGTCCGGCGAGCTCTCCCGCATCGATCTCTTCGCAGGCAGGGCTGCGGGGGCGGGCGTATTCCAGCAGTCCCCGCACGATCCGGTCGATCCGGTCGCAACCGTCCAGGATTCTGCGGTGGTAGTCGGCCTGGGGGCTGTCCGGAGCGGCCTCAGCCGCAAGAATTTCGGCGTAGCCCATGATCGAGGCCAGGGGCGAGCCGATTTCGTGGGCCGTGCCGGCGGCCAGTAAGCCAACGGAGGCCATCTTTTCGGCCCGTACCGCCTCCTCCCGGGCCAGTTCCAGTTCACGGTTGGCCTGTTCCAGCGCGGCAACGTGGGAGGATACCTCCTGCTGTTTCTGCAGCAGGGCCGCCGACATCTCATTGAAGGATGCGGCCAGGCGAGCCAGTTCGCTGGTGCCGGACAGGGCCACCCGGTGGCCATAGACCCCGCCGATGATCCGTTCCGTTGCTGCCAGCAGACGGTTCACCGGATTCACCACGATGCGGGAGAGGATGAAGGCTCCCAGCCCCAGGAGCAGGATGAAATCAAGGACGAAATAGGAGGCGAAGAGGCGGCGGGTACGGCTTAACCGCTGCTGTTCGTCAGCCAGGGAAAGCATCAGGCCGGCGCGGCCCGCCACTTGTCCCTCACGAAGTACCAGAGCGGAACGGACCAGGGCATTGCCATCGGGCAGCATGCCGGCCTCTTCGGCCTGGCGCCCCGGCAGCAGCAGCGGCTGGTACAGGTCGCTTCCCTCCTTGCCCACGGTGTAGATCACCTTGCCGCCGCTGTCCAGCAGGGTCAGGCGGACCAGGGAGCGCTCCTCGGCCAGCTTTGCCGCGTAGAGCGCCGCCGGCGCGTCAAGGGGCAGCATCCCCTCGGGAAAGGTGGGCAGGCGGTCCGGCAACTGGTTGACGAAGGTGGAGAGCAGCATCCGGCCGTGTTCGGATTTTTGAGCGTAGAGGTCGTTTTCAGCGGTTTTCAGGGCGAAGAGACTGAAGAGAAACCAGGTGAGCAGCAGCAGGCCGGCCAGCGAGGTCAGGATGCAGAAGGTCAGGCTGGGCCGCCAGGCGGGCATGGCTCACCTCCCCAGGTGCAGGTACCAGGAGATCAGTTGCGGACCGAAGAAGAGGTAGAGAATGGCGCCCGCCACCAGGTAGGGACCGAACGGGATGGCCAGATGCCGATCCCGACCCTGCAGGGCCATCAGGGAGAGTCCCACCAGCGAGCCGACCAGGGAGGAGACGAAGATGACGAAGGGGATCGCCTTCAGCCCCAGGAAGGCACCGATCATGGCCAGCAGCTTGGCATCCCCTCCGCCCATGCCCTCGCGGCCGGTCAACCAGAGGTAGCCGTAGAAGACCAGGGCCAACGAGCCCCAGCCGACGAGAATCCCCAGCAGCGAGGAGCGCCAGGACGGTTCGGGCAGGATGAAAGAGCAGAGCAGACCGATGGCGATTCCCGGCAGGGTGATTTCGTCGGGAATGATCTGGTGATCGAAGTCGATGAAGGTGACCACGAGCAGGGAAGCGCACAGGAGGAACAGTACGGCAAAGGAGAGGGTGAGGCCGAACTTGCGGAAGAGCAGCAGGCAGAGCAGACCGGTCAGCAGCTCCACCAGGGGGTAGCGGATCGAGAAGGGGGCGGCGCAGGAACGGCACCGTCCCCGCAGCAGCACCCAGGACAGGATTGGGATGTTGTCGAACCAGCGTACCGGCGTGCCGCAGGCCATGCAGCGGGAGCCGGGGCTCACCACCGACTGTTCCAGCGGCATCCGGTAGATGCAGACGTTGAGAAACGATCCGGTAACGGCACCCAGAACGAACGCCGCCACTGCCGCAACCAGCGGAAACTCCATCCCTATTGCTCTCCAAAGCCATCCGTGATCAGGGCGCCGATGGCGGCCATGGCTTCGGCTTCATCGCTCCCCTCCACGGACAGACGGACCCTGGTTCCCTTGGCGGCGGCCAGCATCATGATCCCCATGATGCTTTTGCCGTTCACTTCGATCCCCTCCCGGGCCAGCTTGACGTCCGACTGAAATCTGCTGGCGGTTTTGACGAACAGTGCCGAGGCCCGCGCGTGGAGCCCCAGTTTGTTGACGATCTCGAATTCCTGCTGCAGCATGAAGCCATCCCTTCAAAGAACGTGGCGGACGGAGTGCCCGTCCGCTGTGCGTGTCAGCCCTCGTTGATGCGGGCGTGCGACCAGCGGGTTACCGTTTCAGAAACTCGCCGGCCGACAGGATACTTTCCCGGCCGGATTTGAGCAGCGATGCCGTCAGTTCCTCCAAGGACTGACGTTCCCGGCGACTGCAGAACTCCACCAGCATCGGCAGGTTGACGCCGGTGACCACCTCCACTTTCCCTTCGGCGAGAAAGGAGAGGGCGGTGTTGGAAGGAGTGCCGCCGAACATGTCGGTCATGATCACGGCGCCATCGCCCCCCACCCGGTCCAGCGCCTCGCCGATCCGTTGCAGCAGACCGTCGGGCGGGTCGTCGGGGTGCAGCCCCACCGCCTCGCACAGCGGAATTTCGCCGGTGATCATGGTTGTCGATGCGATCAGTTCCCGGGCCAGTCCTGCATGGGTTGCCACCACCAGTCCGATCATAGCCTTTTTACCCCTTTTCCATGTCTCGATGACTGATCCGTACCTCGAAGCCGGCGTTCGTCATCTGTTCGGCCAGCACTTCCACCAGGGCGACGGAGCGATGGCGTCCGCCAGTACAGCCCACGGCGATGGTGAGATAACTTTTCCCCTCGCGCCGATAGGACGGGAGGAGAAACTCCAGCAAGGAACCGAACCGTTTCAGAAATTCCGCGGTTTCCGGCTGACCGCAGACGTACTCCCTGACCTGCGGTTCGCGGCCGCTGTGGGGACGTAATTCCGGAATGAAGTGGGGGTTGGGCAGGAAACGGACATCCATCACCAGGTTGGCGTCCAGCGGGACACCATAGCGGAAACCGAAGGAAATCAGTTCCACGGCGAAACGGCTGCTTCCTTCCTCACCCCTGACCAAGCGGATGACCCGGTCACGCAACTGATGCACGTTGAACTCGGAGGTGTCGATGATGCTGGTGGCGTGCTGTCGCAGCAGCGCCAGCCGCTCCCGTTCGATTCTGATCCCCTCCGGTACCGTACAATGCTCGTCGGCCGGGTGACGCCGCCGTGTTTCCGAGAACCGCCGGATCAGTACTTCGTCGCTGGCGTCCAGGAAGATGACGTCCACCTGGTGGCCGGCGGCGCGCAGATCGCTGAAGGTTTCCACGATCCCCTTGGCAAGCTCCCGCCCCCGGATGTCGGTGACCAGCACGGTCCCCTTGAACTGCTCGCCGGATTTTTCGATCAACTCCACAAACTGGCGGAAGAGCCGCACCGGCAGGTTGTCGATGCAGTAGAAGCCTTCGTCTTCCAGCGCCTTGACCACCGTGGATTTTCCCGACCCCGACATGCCGGTAATCACCAGAACGCGCATTGTCTACTCCACCTCGTCGCCCAGGGGACGGCTCTCCATGCGGGCC
The window above is part of the Trichlorobacter ammonificans genome. Proteins encoded here:
- the mreC gene encoding rod shape-determining protein MreC, producing MFNFFRKNILHIVVGVGLLAALLIYTLNLPQAGRANLVEQTVGNVLAPVQGEVSRGAALPLRIWENYLALVSVGRENQRLREDVRELNSRLAAAVEAGQENERLTALLNLRRSIREQTVTARVIGEDVTPWFKTLTIDRGMADGLRDGMPVLAAGGVVGQTVKVAADSSRVMLLTDNASGIAAVVQRSRARGVVKGKGENLCSLEFAMRGEDVQVGDQVITSGVGGIFTKGHLIGEVTMVKKGEYGVFQTVTIRPAVNISRLEEVLVVLRRSTE
- the mreD gene encoding rod shape-determining protein MreD — its product is MNDFLKGALLILLTVLLQTSVLPQYLAVAYKPDLLLVLVVYLALRAPVGVSLPAAYGLGLLKDSLGGIYLGMNGFSFLVVYLVLKALSDRLYVQSAILFVLTVSVATVSVLVINLLLLVVFSQGGGLIASMLANLAPHLLMNAFVASLITALPFYSRPWNARC
- the mrdA gene encoding penicillin-binding protein 2; translation: MLKKQRYVRELAHSRRRTIPLALVVAALFGLLVLRLWYLQIIKADDYRAMSESNRLRFLPVAASRGALMDRNGTILVNNRPSFSLSIIPQEVKDVEALLDRLATLLALDRAELAERWAKSTGRARYYPVVVAANISREQVEIVEENRLLLPGVEVSMKPVREYVYENSAAHLLGYIGEISEKEMALPGYEQFNPGDYVGKSGIEKAWEQELHGMDGGRQLEVDSRGRILRVLSENSPAVGNSLMLTIDGRLQREAEAAFGGQAGAAVVMDVASGEILAFVSSPTFDPALFAGRIPVDIWKKYLEDKRRPLENKALAGQYPPGSTFKMLTALAGLEAGLVNENSTVTCNGAYEMGGNKFRCWHRSGHGSVNLKKSLKESCDVYYYKLGEQLGVDRIAAVAERFLLGKPLGIGLAGEKGGLIPTVAWKQKRFGKKWFSGETLPVAIGQGYLLMTPIQLASMAATVANDGTVVRPHLVKRLVDPDGKLIREFGPEVLGNSGISARNLKLVKQGLFAVVNEAGGTGANARLWDVKVAGKTGTSQVVKLDENRKRRMGYQYQDHALFVAFAPYEKPEIAVAVVVEHGGGGGAVAAPIAGRIMRQYFDLKKPAPTRPSAEEEDEDQQEKPDRVPTDAVPPAGAERPTTGEARE
- the rodA gene encoding rod shape-determining protein RodA, whose product is MIDRRLVTNFDWTLVGLAVSICLLGIINIYSASYSYRMVGVPFYIKQLNWLSFGLLLSLLVASIDYHILEDFSYWLYGFLILLLVAVLLVGRTSLGATRWLNLGVFSIQPSELMKIVIIITFARFFNNYHVHDGLSVRDLAFPLLLLAVPAALIMKQPDLGTAILVILIALSMAFFVGLRWSTIATFVLVTIPLVWVGWAHLLKPYQKSRVLNFIDPERARLGSGYHIIQSKIAVGSGGFWGKGYIKGTQSQLRFLPEQHTDFAFSVFAEEWGFIGVLVLIALYFSLVVWGLGIARRCNDRLGGLLAVGVTAMLFWHTIINIGMVIGLFPVVGVPLPFFSYGGTSMITSMVGIGILQSISMRRFMF
- a CDS encoding DsbC family protein, with the translated sequence MLRITCGMLGFLLLVCFIAPVAAKMPPPQENGCGPGHECSKCHSLSLKEAGELLAFAGAGIKVTSIKPAPSHGLYEVLVEQTGKSGVVYIDFGKKHLLQGQIVNLQTKQLVVAHDKELSRPKEPQKLDPAGIPVQHSFVMGNPKGSKKLFVFDDPDCPYCRKLHLELKKLEKIAPDIAIHVMLMPLPMHPEAFDKSRAILETKKREVFDRAFEGKSVPKPTRESSKAAVDAIIRFANANGINGTPTLVLPDGRVVVGSRDAEELKRLIDGK
- a CDS encoding sigma-54-dependent transcriptional regulator, translating into MKQPRILIIDDEESLRHMLSVMLRRQGYASDTAAGGAEGLEKLGQRVYDFILCDIRMPGTDGREFLRRALEQGVTAPVIMMTAYGTVDTAVACMRDGAYDFISKPFKRDEIVIVLKKAEERERLKEENRRLRSQVQEQCGFHGLVGRSPAMLDLYDRISRVAGLKTTVLIQGESGTGKELVARALHADGDRADRPFVAVNCGALPENLLESELFGHVRGAFTGAVGDKAGLFEQADGGTLFLDEVGEMPPPLQVKLLRVLQEGEVRRVGATTSRSVDVRVVSATSRDLAADCTAGRFREDLFFRLNVFSLALPPLRERLDDLPLLAEQLLQRCAVRIGRSSSSRIAPEVMRRFMSHNWPGNVRELENVIERSLVMCDGDQVTLSCLPALGGPGERHEETEENLSIKRAGQAMEISLIRRALARTGGNRTHAARILEISHRALLYKLKEYGLE
- a CDS encoding sensor histidine kinase, producing the protein MPAWRPSLTFCILTSLAGLLLLTWFLFSLFALKTAENDLYAQKSEHGRMLLSTFVNQLPDRLPTFPEGMLPLDAPAALYAAKLAEERSLVRLTLLDSGGKVIYTVGKEGSDLYQPLLLPGRQAEEAGMLPDGNALVRSALVLREGQVAGRAGLMLSLADEQQRLSRTRRLFASYFVLDFILLLGLGAFILSRIVVNPVNRLLAATERIIGGVYGHRVALSGTSELARLAASFNEMSAALLQKQQEVSSHVAALEQANRELELAREEAVRAEKMASVGLLAAGTAHEIGSPLASIMGYAEILAAEAAPDSPQADYHRRILDGCDRIDRIVRGLLEYARPRSPACEEIDAGELAGRTVELLQHQGMFKQCRVDVRHGASLPRIFLDPHQVQQVLINLLINAHDAMPEGGTLRVSVESAALGQGVRIEVADSGAGIPPQLLERIFDPFFTTKEPGRGTGLGLAISTGIAQGLGGRITVRSQPGNGSCFTLWLPERGTGCREATGE
- a CDS encoding prepilin peptidase — protein: MEFPLVAAVAAFVLGAVTGSFLNVCIYRMPLEQSVVSPGSRCMACGTPVRWFDNIPILSWVLLRGRCRSCAAPFSIRYPLVELLTGLLCLLLFRKFGLTLSFAVLFLLCASLLVVTFIDFDHQIIPDEITLPGIAIGLLCSFILPEPSWRSSLLGILVGWGSLALVFYGYLWLTGREGMGGGDAKLLAMIGAFLGLKAIPFVIFVSSLVGSLVGLSLMALQGRDRHLAIPFGPYLVAGAILYLFFGPQLISWYLHLGR
- a CDS encoding HPr family phosphocarrier protein, producing the protein MLQQEFEIVNKLGLHARASALFVKTASRFQSDVKLAREGIEVNGKSIMGIMMLAAAKGTRVRLSVEGSDEAEAMAAIGALITDGFGEQ
- a CDS encoding PTS sugar transporter subunit IIA, with protein sequence MIGLVVATHAGLARELIASTTMITGEIPLCEAVGLHPDDPPDGLLQRIGEALDRVGGDGAVIMTDMFGGTPSNTALSFLAEGKVEVVTGVNLPMLVEFCSRRERQSLEELTASLLKSGRESILSAGEFLKR
- the rapZ gene encoding RNase adapter RapZ yields the protein MRVLVITGMSGSGKSTVVKALEDEGFYCIDNLPVRLFRQFVELIEKSGEQFKGTVLVTDIRGRELAKGIVETFSDLRAAGHQVDVIFLDASDEVLIRRFSETRRRHPADEHCTVPEGIRIERERLALLRQHATSIIDTSEFNVHQLRDRVIRLVRGEEGSSRFAVELISFGFRYGVPLDANLVMDVRFLPNPHFIPELRPHSGREPQVREYVCGQPETAEFLKRFGSLLEFLLPSYRREGKSYLTIAVGCTGGRHRSVALVEVLAEQMTNAGFEVRISHRDMEKG